The Apium graveolens cultivar Ventura chromosome 6, ASM990537v1, whole genome shotgun sequence genome contains a region encoding:
- the LOC141666851 gene encoding NEDD8-specific protease 1 isoform X2 gives MAKTSEDEMILSYNDVVLRRSDLRILDGPHFLNDRIIEFYFSYLHSKYPSPDILLVSPSISFWITNCPDVESVKDFVKPLNLPEKKLVFFPVNDNIDLTKAEGGNHWSLLAFERNANLYVHHDSSGRYNTCHAKRLYEAVVPHMESSNTTSCWRFVECSRTPQQENGHDCGLYVLAIARAIWFWYISSRPKDGGLWFSSVEQQVTPSLVHGMRKEVLGLMNSFRDEK, from the coding sequence ATGGCAAAAACTTCAGAGGATGAGATGATTCTGAGCTACAATGATGTGGTACTTAGGCGATCAGATTTACGCATTCTAGATGGGCCACATTTTCTTAACGATCGAATCATCGAGTTCTATTTTAGCTATCTACATTCAAAGTATCCTTCACCAGATATCCTATTGGTCTCACCTTCAATTTCATTCTGGATAACAAATTGCCCTGATGTTGAAAGCGTTAAAGATTTTGTGAAACCCCTAAATCTACCCGAAAAGAAGCTGGTCTTTTTTCCAGTCAATGATAATATTGACTTGACAAAGGCTGAAGGTGGAAATCATTGGAGCTTGCTTGCTTTTGAGAGAAATGCCAATTTATATGTGCATCATGATAGTTCTGGAAGGTATAACACATGCCATGCTAAGCGGCTCTATGAGGCAGTTGTTCCACACATGGAGTCTTCTAATACAACATCTTGTTGGCGTTTTGTGGAATGTTCAAGAACTCCCCAGCAAGAAAATGGTCATGACTGTGGCTTGTATGTTCTAGCAATTGCACGAGCCATCTGGTTCTGGTACATTAGCAGTAGACCAAAAGATGGGGGTTTGTGGTTTTCTTCTGTGGAGCAGCAGGTTACTCCATCCCTTGTTCATGGGATGCGCAAAGAGGTACTAGGGTTGATGAACAGTTTTAGAGATGAAAAATAA
- the LOC141666851 gene encoding uncharacterized protein LOC141666851 isoform X1, with protein MVKFHVISASSSFNAILGRTTITALRAITSISHLKMKFPTDFGIGEMVGDQATARQCYLTTVSPRKKTDEDLEVNQVLDIDPRELIDTSTSNSCSPLEETEDIEVFEGNPDKTTRIGKNLSSDIKKEITNLIREFSDIFAWDPKDMPGIPEVVARHSLQQTAFITHRGVFGYKVMPFGLINAGATFQQTMDKIFSSQIGKNMLIYVDDMITKSKVASDHVTDLRETFTNARENNMRLNPAKCSFGLTAGKFLGFLVTQKGIKADPAQTKAILEMDKPRSIKDLQKLTGCLAALRRFIPQSSKRCLPFFSAMKKASKSSQFEWNEDCEKNFTELKIFLTNPPVLTRPLTGEPLRVYLSASDETVAAVLVRVDEGKDIPVYYISHSLRDAETRYPQVEKLVYALVVASRKLRHYFQAREIHVLTNLPLKRILHKPDITGRLAAWTIELSQFYIEYKPRMAIKAQVLSDFVAECQFKSKAQKPEDDQSRSWLLFVDGSSTSNSGGAGVILISPEGFKIQQALRFGFSATNNVAEYEALIAGLKLASDLEAEVIDIFGDSQLVSR; from the coding sequence ATGGTCAAGTTCCACGTGATCAGTGCATCCTCAAGTTTCAATGCAATATTGGGACGAACGACGATCACCGCTCTTCGAGCTATAACTTCCATCTCCCATTTGAAAATGAAGTTCCCTACAGATTTTGGTATAGGAGAAATGGTAGGTGATCAAGCAACGGCTAGGCAGTGTTACTTAACCACTGTTTCTCCAAGGAAAAAGACAGACGAGGATTTAGAGGTCAATCAAGTACTTGATATCGATCCAAGAGAATTGATCGACACATCTACGAGCAATTCATGCTCTCCTCTCGAGGAAACCGAAGATATAGAAGTATTTGAAGGAAACCCCGATAAAACAACAAGAATTGGCAAGAATCTCTCCTCAGATATTAAGAAAGAGATCACGAACCTTATCCGGGAATTCTCTGATATTTTTGCTTGGGATCCGAAAGACATGCCCGGGATTCCGGAGGTCGTGGCACGACACTCGCTGCAACAGACCGCGTTCATCACACATAGGGGAGTCTTCGGTTACAAGGTGATGCCCTTCGGATTAATCAATGCAGGTGCCACTTTTCAACAGACGATGGATAAAATATTCTCCTCACAAATAGGAAAGAACATGCTGATATACGTCGATGACATGATTACAAAATCAAAAGTTGCCTCAGATCATGTAACAGATCTTCGAGAAACGTTCACTAACGCAAGGGAAAACAACATGCGACTGAACCCAGCAAAATGTTCATTCGGCCTTACGGCGGGTAAATTCTTAGGGTTCCTGGTCACCCAGAAAGGTATCAAGGCCGACCCAGCTCAGACAAAAGCAATTCTGGAAATGGACAAACCAAGATCCATCAAAGACCTACAAAAACTCACCGGGTGTCTAGCCGCGCTTCGAAGGTTCATCCCTCAATCCTCGAAGAGGTGCCTCCCCTTTTTCTCTGCAATGAAGAAAGCTTCTAAATCATCACAGTTTGAATGGAATGAAGATTGTGAAAAGAATTTTACGGAATTAAAGATATTTTTAACAAATCCCCCAGTTTTAACTCGGCCCTTAACTGGCGAGCCGCTACGAGTGTATCTCTCGGCCTCTGACGAAACTGTTGCGGCAGTATTGGTTCGTGTCGATGAAGGAAAAGACATCCCTGTATACTACATCAGTCACTCGCTTCGGGACGCGGAAACAAGGTATCCACAAGTTGAAAAGCTCGTATACGCTCTTGTTGTCGCGAGCCGAAAGCTCCGGCATTATTTTCAAGCAAGAGAAATCCATGTTCTCACCAATCTACCTCTGAAAAGGATTCTGCACAAGCCCGACATAACGGGCAGGCTTGCAGCCTGGACCATAGAGCTAAGCCAATTCTACATCGAGTACAAACCTCGAATGGCGATCAAAGCCCAGGTTCTCTCAGATTTCGTCGCTGAATGCCAGTTCAAATCCAAAGCACAAAAGCCAGAGGACGACCAATCACGCTCGTGGCTTTTGTTTGTAGATGGTTCCTCGACATCCAACTCTGGAGGAGCGGGGGTTATATTAATCAGTCCAGAAGGATTCAAAATCCAACAAGCCCTCAGATTCGGATTCTCCGCCACAAACAATGTGGCTGAATACGAGGCACTCATCGCAGGACTAAAGCTCGCGTCCGATCTTGAAGCAGAGGTCATCGATATATTTGGAGATTCTCAATTGGTCTCAAGATAG
- the LOC141665787 gene encoding uncharacterized protein LOC141665787, with amino-acid sequence MKPGRPPSSRYCDYHEDTGHTTEQCFQLSNLIEGKIRRGQLVHYVQREDSPRRHRREEEDRVIDVIFGGIAAGGLSHNSRKSYARGVFNVNPPTTKRPRTNPSPVISFSDDDYRPGLIEGHQDALVITTRVGNNTVYRE; translated from the exons ATGAAACCGGGTCGTCCTCCAAGCTCTAGATACTGTGATTACCACGAAGATACTGGTCACACAACTGAACAATGCTTTCAACTCAGTAACCTCATCGAGGGGAAAATTCGCCGAGGACAGCTAGTGCATTATGTACAGCGGGAAGATTCTCCTCGACGTCATAGACGGGAAGAAGAGGATCGGGTAATTGACGTTATCTTTGGTGGCATAGCAGCTGGGGGACTCTCTCACAATTCCCGAAAAAGCTATGCCCGAGGGGTTTTTAATGTCAACCCACCAACAACTAAGCGCCCTCGAACAAACCCTTCTCCTGTCATTTCTTTCTCAGATGATGATTACCGCCCTGGTCTCATCGAGGGCCATCAGGACGCTCTTGTCATCACCACACGAGTGGGAAACAACACG GTTTACAGGGAATGA